The proteins below come from a single Arthrobacter sp. zg-Y1171 genomic window:
- a CDS encoding NAD(P)-dependent oxidoreductase: protein MSSAVLPPRNVLVTGASGLLGGAVADLLEAKGHKVRTFQRRPGVPGRDSVAGSVADPAAAARAVDGMDAVIHLAAKVSFTGEWHEFEETNIVGTQVLLQAAQAAGVRDVVFVSSPSVAHFGEPIAGAGAGTADPSRARGFYAASKAQAELIALAQNSSDFRVTAIRPHIVWGPGDTQLVERVIDRARSGRLPLLDAGAALIDTTYIDNAAAAIVRGLERMDAAAGRALVVTNGQPRPVGELIAGICAAAGVAAPGWSVPGKVARGAGSLIEKAWLVAGRRGLVHDEPPMTRFLAEQLSTSHWFDQRETREVLDWTPEVSIEDGMIRLARHYS, encoded by the coding sequence ATGAGCTCCGCCGTCCTGCCTCCCCGGAATGTCCTCGTCACCGGTGCCAGCGGCCTGCTGGGCGGCGCCGTGGCGGACCTGCTGGAAGCCAAGGGCCACAAGGTCCGCACGTTCCAGCGCCGGCCGGGAGTCCCGGGCCGGGACTCCGTGGCCGGGTCCGTTGCGGATCCCGCTGCTGCTGCCCGCGCCGTGGACGGGATGGACGCAGTAATCCATCTCGCCGCGAAGGTTTCCTTTACCGGCGAGTGGCATGAGTTCGAGGAAACCAACATCGTTGGTACGCAGGTCCTGCTGCAGGCTGCGCAGGCGGCCGGGGTCCGCGACGTCGTCTTCGTGTCCTCTCCGTCCGTGGCGCACTTCGGCGAACCGATTGCCGGTGCCGGTGCGGGTACTGCAGATCCGTCCCGTGCCCGCGGCTTCTACGCCGCGTCCAAGGCCCAGGCCGAGCTCATTGCGCTGGCGCAGAACTCCTCCGATTTCCGGGTCACTGCCATCCGCCCGCATATCGTCTGGGGGCCCGGCGATACGCAGCTGGTGGAACGCGTGATCGACCGTGCCCGGTCCGGCCGGCTGCCGCTGCTGGATGCCGGTGCTGCGCTGATCGACACCACGTATATCGACAACGCGGCGGCAGCCATTGTCCGCGGGCTCGAGCGGATGGATGCCGCGGCCGGCCGTGCCCTCGTGGTGACTAACGGACAGCCGAGGCCGGTAGGGGAACTGATTGCCGGGATCTGTGCCGCCGCTGGAGTGGCTGCACCGGGCTGGAGCGTTCCCGGCAAGGTTGCCCGCGGCGCCGGAAGCCTGATCGAGAAGGCATGGCTGGTGGCCGGCCGGCGGGGTCTGGTCCATGACGAGCCGCCCATGACCCGCTTCCTTGCCGAGCAGCTCTCGACGTCGCACTGGTTTGACCAGCGCGAAACCCGCGAAGTGCTGGACTGGACGCCCGAAGTTTCGATTGAAGACGGCATGATCCGGCTTGCCCGGCACTACTCCTAG
- a CDS encoding DUF222 domain-containing protein — MFEYSHPANHPANHPRTGGSTAGTALVNAWVEVLGDQAEGLSSGAPDDRELIDRIRALEELKAAASAAQARAAVEFDASQRRKQAEAGVPRADLGRGVASQIALARRESPSRGGRLLGFAKVLTKEMPCTLDALTRGKISEWRATLLVRETACLSLEDRRRVDEELAGDPDVLETLGDRQIISRTRGAAYRLDPQAAVKRAAKAESERFVSCRPAPDTMTYLTGLLPVAQGVGVFAALSREADRLRATGDTRGRGQIMADTLVERVTGQAETGQLKVEVQLVMSDRTLFGGDSEPALVPGYGPVPAQWARDLVRGRRPGQEPGQDSEHDGQRAAGRTTKQDKQEERWIRRLYTEPIAGQLVAMDSRARLFPASLGRFIAARDQTCRMQWCGAPIRHLDHIRPHRDGGETSTANGQGLCEACNQAKEAPDWKAQTLDPPPGSTTPQTVETTTPTGHTYRSTAPPLPGSRAEDSAGDRTGGKPPPKGFLEACIVDLVWAA; from the coding sequence ATGTTCGAATATTCTCACCCTGCAAACCACCCTGCAAACCACCCGCGGACCGGCGGATCGACCGCCGGTACCGCGTTGGTGAACGCGTGGGTTGAGGTACTGGGGGATCAAGCTGAGGGCCTGTCCAGCGGGGCGCCGGATGACCGCGAGCTCATTGACCGGATCCGGGCGCTCGAGGAACTGAAAGCCGCAGCCTCGGCGGCACAGGCCCGGGCCGCTGTAGAATTCGATGCCTCGCAGCGCCGGAAGCAGGCCGAGGCCGGAGTGCCGCGCGCGGACCTCGGCCGCGGAGTCGCGTCCCAGATTGCCTTGGCCCGCAGGGAGTCACCGAGCCGCGGGGGACGGCTGCTGGGGTTTGCCAAGGTGCTGACAAAAGAGATGCCGTGCACGCTGGACGCGCTGACCCGCGGGAAAATCAGTGAATGGCGGGCAACGCTGCTGGTCCGCGAGACAGCTTGCCTGAGTCTGGAGGACCGGCGGCGGGTGGATGAAGAACTGGCCGGAGATCCGGACGTGCTTGAGACCCTGGGGGACCGGCAGATCATTTCCCGTACCAGAGGTGCCGCTTACCGGCTCGACCCGCAGGCAGCGGTCAAGCGCGCAGCCAAAGCCGAATCCGAACGCTTTGTTTCCTGCCGTCCGGCACCGGACACCATGACTTACCTAACCGGACTATTGCCCGTCGCCCAGGGAGTGGGAGTTTTTGCCGCACTGTCCCGTGAAGCAGACCGGCTGCGGGCAACCGGAGATACCCGGGGGCGGGGCCAGATCATGGCGGACACTCTCGTGGAACGCGTGACCGGCCAGGCGGAGACAGGGCAGCTGAAGGTGGAAGTTCAGCTGGTGATGTCGGACCGGACACTGTTCGGCGGAGACTCAGAGCCTGCTCTGGTCCCCGGGTACGGCCCGGTGCCGGCGCAATGGGCAAGGGACCTGGTCCGGGGAAGGCGTCCGGGGCAAGAACCCGGGCAGGACTCCGAACATGACGGGCAACGGGCTGCAGGCCGGACAACGAAGCAGGACAAGCAGGAAGAACGCTGGATCCGCCGGCTCTACACCGAACCGATTGCCGGTCAATTAGTCGCTATGGATTCCCGGGCGCGCTTGTTCCCGGCTTCGCTGGGACGGTTTATCGCGGCTCGCGACCAGACCTGCCGAATGCAGTGGTGCGGGGCACCGATTCGGCATCTCGACCATATTCGCCCGCACCGTGACGGCGGGGAGACCAGCACTGCGAACGGTCAGGGACTCTGCGAGGCATGCAACCAGGCTAAGGAAGCACCCGATTGGAAGGCGCAAACGCTCGATCCGCCGCCGGGATCAACTACACCGCAAACCGTCGAGACCACCACCCCAACAGGGCACACCTACCGGTCCACGGCGCCTCCGCTCCCCGGAAGCAGGGCCGAGGACAGCGCTGGCGATCGGACGGGAGGCAAGCCGCCCCCGAAGGGTTTCCTGGAAGCCTGCATCGTGGACCTGGTTTGGGCCGCGTAG
- a CDS encoding 3-oxoacyl-ACP synthase III, giving the protein MTGNFNFQHSNSAILSVNSVEAPVVMSSSEFDERLEPSLKRLRLSKRLLERVAGVSERRWWAPGTAFDDGATEAGAKALAEAGVEASEIGLLINTSVTRRNLEPSVAVKIHNGLGLPSSAMNFDLANACLGFVNGITLASNMIDSGQINYALIVAGEDSQGVQEATFERLNAPDSTRDDYLREFATLTLGSGAAAAVIGRADRHPGSHRILGGVSRAGTQHHELCVGGIDGMYTDTKGLLDGGLELVVDAWHEAHGNGWDWSGMDRYVTHQVSNSYTNAIIKAVDLDRKKVPITFPNWGNVGPASLPMTLAQESRSLNPGDRVLCMGVGSGLNTTMMEIAW; this is encoded by the coding sequence TTGACCGGGAACTTCAACTTCCAGCACTCCAACTCCGCCATCCTCAGCGTGAACAGCGTTGAAGCTCCGGTGGTCATGAGTTCCAGTGAATTCGACGAGCGCCTCGAGCCGTCGCTCAAGCGGCTGCGGCTCTCCAAACGCCTGCTCGAGCGGGTGGCAGGCGTGAGTGAACGCCGCTGGTGGGCCCCCGGCACCGCGTTCGACGACGGCGCCACCGAAGCCGGTGCCAAGGCCCTGGCCGAAGCCGGCGTCGAAGCATCCGAAATCGGACTGCTCATCAACACCTCGGTGACGCGCCGGAACCTTGAGCCTTCCGTAGCCGTGAAGATCCACAACGGCCTGGGACTGCCCTCCTCCGCCATGAACTTCGACCTGGCCAACGCCTGCCTGGGCTTCGTCAACGGCATCACCCTGGCGTCCAACATGATCGACTCAGGGCAGATCAACTATGCCTTGATCGTGGCCGGCGAAGATTCCCAGGGCGTGCAGGAAGCCACTTTCGAGCGCCTGAACGCCCCCGATTCCACCCGCGACGACTACCTGCGGGAATTCGCCACCCTCACCCTCGGCTCCGGTGCGGCTGCCGCCGTCATCGGCCGCGCGGACCGCCACCCCGGCTCGCACCGCATCCTCGGCGGCGTTTCGCGTGCCGGCACCCAGCACCACGAGCTGTGCGTGGGCGGCATCGACGGCATGTACACCGACACCAAGGGCCTGCTGGACGGCGGCCTGGAACTCGTGGTGGATGCGTGGCACGAAGCCCACGGCAACGGCTGGGACTGGTCCGGCATGGACCGCTACGTGACCCACCAGGTGTCCAACTCCTACACCAACGCCATCATCAAGGCCGTGGACCTGGACCGGAAAAAGGTGCCGATCACGTTCCCGAACTGGGGCAATGTCGGTCCGGCGTCGCTGCCGATGACCCTGGCCCAGGAATCCCGTTCCCTGAACCCCGGCGACCGTGTGCTGTGCATGGGCGTGGGCTCCGGACTGAACACGACCATGATGGAGATTGCGTGGTAG
- a CDS encoding serine hydrolase, with amino-acid sequence MKSLQTIESWPVDHAAAAVVGVDGEVLGTAGDQDLRFRLASVTKLLSAYAVLVSLDEGALELDQPAGPEGSTVRHLLAHSGGYDFGERTVRYTPGTRRLYSNAGFEVLGETLEQATGMAFGEYLREGVLVPLGMSSTTLEGSPAAGAVSTAADLSRFAAELQAPTLTDPGRLTEATQVVFPGLAGVLPGFGRQNENDWGLGFEIRAQKSPHWTGANSSPAAFGHFGQSGTFLWVDPAARAAAVCLTDRDFGPWAAEVWPPFTDGVLAELADR; translated from the coding sequence GTGAAAAGCCTGCAGACGATCGAGTCCTGGCCCGTCGACCACGCCGCTGCCGCCGTCGTAGGCGTTGACGGCGAGGTGCTGGGAACCGCCGGCGACCAGGACCTCCGTTTTCGGCTGGCGTCAGTCACCAAGCTGCTGAGCGCATACGCCGTTCTGGTGTCCCTCGATGAGGGAGCCTTGGAACTCGATCAGCCTGCGGGCCCCGAGGGATCCACCGTCCGGCATCTGCTGGCCCATTCCGGCGGCTACGACTTCGGCGAGCGCACCGTCCGCTACACCCCCGGTACCCGGCGCCTGTATTCCAACGCGGGTTTTGAGGTACTCGGAGAGACACTGGAGCAGGCTACGGGCATGGCCTTCGGGGAATACCTGCGGGAAGGCGTGCTGGTTCCGCTGGGCATGTCTTCCACAACACTGGAGGGCTCCCCCGCTGCCGGTGCCGTCTCCACGGCTGCGGACCTCAGCAGGTTTGCTGCCGAGCTGCAGGCTCCCACGCTCACGGATCCGGGCCGGTTGACGGAAGCCACGCAGGTGGTCTTTCCCGGCCTGGCGGGAGTGCTTCCCGGTTTCGGCCGGCAGAACGAGAACGACTGGGGTCTCGGTTTCGAGATCCGTGCCCAGAAGTCTCCGCACTGGACCGGTGCCAACAGCTCGCCGGCCGCTTTCGGGCACTTCGGCCAGTCGGGCACTTTCCTCTGGGTGGATCCTGCGGCTCGTGCTGCTGCTGTCTGCCTTACCGACCGCGATTTCGGTCCTTGGGCTGCCGAGGTGTGGCCTCCCTTTACCGACGGGGTCCTTGCGGAGCTGGCGGACCGGTAG
- the smc gene encoding chromosome segregation protein SMC, with product MHLKTLTMRGFKSFASATTFEFEPGVTAVVGPNGSGKSNVVDALAWVMGEQGAKTLRGGKMEDVIFAGTSGASGRAPLGRAQVSLTIDNADGALPIEYSEVTISRTLFRTGGSEYAINGSPCRLLDIQELLSDSGLGREMHVIVGQGQLDKVLHASAEERRGFIEEAAGILKHRRRKEKTLRKLDAMAANLARVTDLTAELRRQLGPLGKQAAVARRAKTVQQDVRDARSRLLADDLATLKAAYEKDAADESALKARRTVVEAAVEEGRKRQAELEALAAQAAPKLNAARDTWYELSSLQERFRSLAALAAERARLLGAAEPAAGSGRDPEQLQASADRVRAEAAALDTEIEDRRARLEDAVEIREAAEEEAAAEEKRYAGLLRAAADRREGMARLTGSVEAARSRVASAQSEAGRLRASIAAAEERRTRAREEFEQLEGSAAGAEAGEADLDAEYEEAQAALEAAEQELRQLQQAEREAVRETENLAARREALAVGLDRRDGSASLRGAGVDGVLEPLAELVSVKPGCERTVAAALGSAADALAAADLDAAARALQHLKDTGEGQVELLLGGAPARAAELPADLPAGAVPVLSLLSADAKVQEALYALLGNAVAVPDLASAVSLVAASPGAVAVTPDGDVLSAFSARGGSASAPGLLEISAAVEETDARLAAARARAEEAGAGIGAAAARVEACRLRADTALAALHESDARLAAVAERLGTLGSALRAASGEAERLSSLVAAAEANVVAEEAKLAAVSERLAAAGEEHLPDEEPSADQRDALALAAASARQAEMDARLGLRSAEEQLKAVAGRAESLERAALAERRARAAAAERARRRAGQHARAVAVGAAAEAVLAHLQVSLALAAEERSRAEEARTAQEAELSAVRSANNDAAAELARLTDSVHRDELVRAQQRLRIETLEARALEELGMTAEHLVANFGPDQPVPVPAEPVSGDKWAALRTPVDEDGNPLLDGIPYVRAEQEKRLKRAERDLAALGKVNPLALEEFAALEERHQFLSTQLEDLKATRKDLLDIIADVDRRVEEVFTAAYRDTAEQFKHVFGTLFPGGEGRLVLTDPDNMLTTGIEVHARPAGKKIKRLSLLSGGERSLTAVALLVAIFKARPSPFYVMDEVEAALDDTNLGRLLTIFEELRESSQLIVITHQKRTMEVADALYGVTMRGDGVSTVISQRIERGTEPGAVRR from the coding sequence GTGCATCTGAAGACCCTGACCATGCGAGGATTCAAGTCCTTTGCATCGGCCACCACCTTTGAGTTCGAACCCGGTGTGACGGCGGTGGTTGGCCCCAATGGGTCCGGGAAGTCCAATGTGGTGGATGCCCTGGCATGGGTGATGGGCGAACAGGGCGCCAAAACCCTGCGCGGCGGAAAGATGGAAGACGTGATCTTCGCGGGCACGTCCGGCGCTTCCGGCCGTGCACCGCTGGGCAGGGCCCAGGTATCGCTGACCATCGACAACGCCGACGGCGCCCTGCCGATTGAATACTCCGAAGTCACCATTTCGCGCACGCTCTTCCGCACCGGCGGATCCGAGTACGCCATCAACGGCAGCCCCTGCCGCCTGCTCGACATCCAGGAACTGCTCTCGGACTCCGGCCTGGGCCGTGAGATGCATGTCATAGTCGGGCAGGGCCAGCTGGACAAGGTGCTGCACGCTTCAGCGGAGGAACGCCGGGGCTTTATCGAGGAAGCCGCCGGCATCCTCAAGCACCGGCGGCGCAAGGAAAAAACCCTGCGCAAGCTGGACGCCATGGCCGCGAACCTCGCCCGCGTCACCGACCTCACTGCCGAACTGCGGCGCCAGCTCGGACCGCTGGGCAAGCAGGCCGCCGTCGCCCGCCGGGCCAAGACGGTGCAGCAGGATGTCCGGGACGCCCGTTCACGGCTGCTGGCCGATGACCTGGCCACCCTGAAGGCTGCCTACGAGAAGGACGCCGCGGATGAATCGGCCCTGAAGGCACGCCGCACGGTAGTGGAGGCTGCGGTGGAAGAGGGCAGGAAGCGGCAGGCCGAACTCGAGGCCCTGGCTGCGCAGGCCGCACCGAAGCTCAACGCCGCACGGGACACCTGGTACGAACTGTCCTCCCTGCAGGAACGGTTCCGTTCCCTTGCCGCGCTCGCGGCCGAGCGTGCCCGGCTGCTGGGGGCAGCGGAACCGGCGGCCGGCAGCGGCCGGGACCCGGAACAGCTGCAGGCCTCCGCGGACCGGGTCCGCGCTGAAGCCGCGGCCCTGGACACCGAAATCGAGGACCGGCGGGCACGGCTGGAGGACGCCGTGGAGATCCGCGAGGCGGCCGAAGAGGAAGCGGCTGCGGAGGAAAAGCGGTATGCCGGGCTCCTCCGGGCCGCCGCGGACCGGCGCGAGGGCATGGCCCGGCTGACCGGCTCGGTGGAAGCCGCCCGTTCGAGGGTGGCCTCGGCACAGTCCGAAGCGGGCAGGCTGCGGGCCTCGATCGCCGCTGCCGAGGAACGCCGTACCCGCGCCCGCGAAGAGTTCGAGCAGCTGGAAGGGTCCGCTGCCGGAGCCGAGGCAGGCGAAGCGGACCTGGACGCCGAGTATGAAGAAGCGCAGGCAGCCCTCGAAGCGGCCGAGCAGGAACTCCGGCAGCTGCAGCAGGCCGAGCGGGAAGCAGTCCGCGAAACCGAGAACCTCGCCGCCCGCCGTGAGGCCCTCGCCGTCGGCCTGGACCGGCGCGACGGCAGCGCCTCCCTGCGCGGGGCCGGGGTGGACGGCGTGCTGGAACCGCTGGCGGAATTGGTCAGCGTCAAGCCGGGCTGTGAACGGACAGTGGCGGCAGCATTGGGATCCGCAGCGGACGCCCTGGCCGCCGCGGACCTCGACGCCGCAGCCCGGGCCCTGCAGCACCTGAAGGACACGGGGGAGGGGCAGGTGGAACTGCTGCTGGGCGGGGCACCGGCCCGGGCCGCTGAGCTGCCCGCGGACCTTCCGGCCGGCGCGGTGCCCGTGCTGTCCCTGCTGAGCGCCGATGCCAAGGTGCAGGAAGCCCTGTACGCACTGCTGGGCAACGCCGTGGCAGTCCCCGACCTGGCCTCGGCCGTGAGCCTGGTGGCCGCCTCGCCCGGCGCCGTCGCGGTGACGCCCGACGGGGATGTGCTGAGCGCCTTCAGCGCCCGGGGCGGGTCCGCCTCGGCCCCGGGGCTGCTGGAAATCTCCGCCGCGGTGGAGGAAACGGATGCCCGCCTCGCAGCGGCACGCGCCCGGGCGGAGGAAGCAGGTGCCGGCATCGGCGCAGCGGCCGCGCGGGTCGAGGCGTGCCGGCTGCGGGCGGACACGGCACTCGCGGCCCTGCACGAGTCCGATGCTCGGCTGGCTGCGGTAGCTGAACGGCTCGGCACTCTGGGTTCCGCCCTGCGCGCCGCCTCGGGGGAGGCCGAGCGGCTCTCGTCCCTGGTGGCGGCGGCAGAAGCCAACGTGGTGGCGGAAGAAGCGAAACTGGCGGCCGTGTCCGAGCGCCTCGCCGCAGCCGGCGAGGAACACCTGCCCGACGAGGAACCGTCTGCGGACCAGCGGGATGCTTTGGCGCTCGCCGCGGCGTCCGCACGGCAGGCGGAAATGGATGCCCGGCTGGGCCTGCGCTCGGCCGAAGAACAGCTCAAGGCCGTAGCCGGCCGCGCGGAGTCACTGGAACGCGCTGCCCTGGCCGAACGCCGGGCCCGGGCTGCCGCGGCGGAACGGGCCCGACGCCGTGCCGGACAGCATGCCCGCGCGGTTGCCGTGGGCGCGGCGGCAGAAGCCGTGCTGGCACACCTGCAGGTTTCCCTGGCACTGGCAGCCGAGGAACGCAGCCGTGCGGAGGAAGCCCGGACCGCACAGGAAGCCGAACTGTCCGCCGTCCGCAGCGCCAACAACGACGCCGCTGCGGAACTGGCACGGCTCACGGACTCCGTCCACCGCGACGAGCTGGTCCGTGCACAGCAGCGGCTGCGCATCGAGACCCTCGAAGCCCGCGCCCTCGAGGAGCTGGGCATGACCGCCGAGCATCTGGTGGCGAACTTCGGGCCGGACCAGCCGGTCCCGGTGCCCGCCGAGCCGGTCAGCGGCGACAAGTGGGCGGCACTGCGCACGCCCGTGGACGAGGACGGCAATCCGCTCCTGGACGGCATCCCGTATGTCCGGGCGGAGCAGGAGAAGCGGCTGAAGCGCGCCGAGCGGGACCTGGCGGCGCTCGGAAAGGTCAACCCCCTGGCGCTGGAGGAATTTGCCGCCCTGGAGGAACGCCACCAGTTCCTGTCCACGCAGCTGGAAGACCTCAAAGCCACCCGGAAGGACCTGCTGGACATCATTGCCGACGTCGACCGCCGCGTGGAAGAGGTCTTCACCGCCGCGTACCGGGACACTGCCGAGCAGTTCAAGCATGTCTTCGGCACGCTGTTCCCGGGCGGGGAGGGACGGCTGGTGCTGACCGATCCGGACAACATGCTGACCACCGGAATCGAGGTCCATGCCCGGCCGGCCGGCAAGAAGATCAAGCGGCTTTCCCTGCTCTCCGGCGGGGAACGCTCACTGACGGCCGTGGCGCTGCTGGTGGCCATCTTCAAGGCCCGGCCCTCGCCGTTCTACGTGATGGACGAGGTGGAGGCCGCGCTGGATGACACGAACCTCGGCCGGCTGCTCACCATCTTCGAGGAACTGCGGGAGTCCAGCCAGCTGATCGTCATCACCCACCAGAAGCGCACCATGGAAGTGGCGGACGCGCTCTACGGCGTGACCATGCGCGGCGACGGGGTTTCCACCGTCATCAGCCAGCGGATCGAGCGCGGGACGGAGCCCGGAGCCGTCCGGCGCTAG
- a CDS encoding alpha/beta fold hydrolase produces the protein MVEELWPGVSAAWSTFVHVPSTAAVDVAGSVRKWHILDNGPDLAAAGVEPAGTLLCVHGNPTWSYLWRTLLAAGASADKPWRVVAVDQLDMGFSERTGAFRRLEDRITDLGNLTDTLGITGPVVTVGHDWGGVISLGWALRHRRQLAGVVLTNTAVHPAGYSLPPALKLALHPAVHPWGTRSTDAFIRVTHSLAQPAHPAPVREAFALPYRGAARRQGVANFVADIPAVDSHPSWRALNTVAEGIRRLNVPSLVLWGPRDPVFSDRYLRDLLERLPESSVHRFEGAGHLLPEDVDIASPVFAWLRTAVEEPADSALRRTEPFRPMLAELDERARDTSPAVVDMAPLGGGEGTAPRTLSWAGLAERVNALAAGLAAAGVRPGTRVNLLVPPGIELTSLIYACLRLNAVIVVADAGLGTKGLGRAIKGAGPAFLIGIDRALIGARALGWPGTRISVSELSPARKRLLGVRHSVEGLIADGSGSEAPWYPADPDADAAVLFTSGSTGPAKGVVYTHRQLAAMRDAIKDTYNLRAGTSLVAGFAPFALLGPALGATSVTPDMDVTSPRTLTAAALADAAVAVDATTIFASPAALTNVLATSGQLDAAQRAALAQVELLLSAGAPIAEPLLAQVQDLVPKASLHTPYGMTEALPVTDISLEGIRAAGAGNGVCVGIPVSRADVAIAEVLPDGSVGNKPLTVANRTGEILVSAPHVKDRYDRLWITERHSSSIDGWHRTGDVGHFDDEGRLWVEGRLGHILTTADGVRTPVAAEQAAETVDGVGRVALVGVGPAGAQVPVAVLETEPPARRAGTATPALTAAVRSRVAELVGLDLAAVLVLPQMPTDIRHNSKIDRTALADWASRLLAGGPVPSLGKGRR, from the coding sequence GTGGTAGAGGAGCTTTGGCCCGGCGTTTCCGCCGCCTGGTCCACGTTTGTCCACGTTCCCTCCACCGCCGCCGTCGACGTCGCCGGCTCCGTGCGCAAGTGGCACATCCTCGACAACGGCCCTGACCTGGCCGCCGCCGGGGTTGAACCGGCCGGAACCCTGCTCTGCGTGCACGGCAACCCCACCTGGTCCTATCTCTGGCGCACCCTGCTGGCTGCCGGCGCTTCCGCCGACAAGCCGTGGCGCGTAGTGGCCGTTGACCAGCTGGATATGGGCTTCTCCGAGCGCACCGGTGCCTTCCGGCGGCTGGAGGACCGGATCACCGACCTCGGCAACCTCACGGACACGCTGGGGATCACGGGTCCCGTGGTCACTGTCGGCCATGACTGGGGCGGCGTGATTTCCCTGGGCTGGGCGCTGCGGCACCGCCGCCAGCTGGCCGGCGTCGTCCTGACCAACACCGCTGTGCATCCGGCCGGCTACTCGCTGCCGCCGGCCCTGAAGCTGGCCCTGCATCCGGCCGTCCACCCCTGGGGCACGCGCAGCACCGATGCCTTTATCCGGGTCACGCATTCCCTCGCGCAGCCCGCACACCCGGCTCCCGTGCGGGAGGCCTTCGCGCTGCCGTACCGCGGTGCGGCCCGCCGGCAGGGCGTCGCGAACTTCGTTGCCGACATTCCCGCCGTCGATTCCCACCCGAGCTGGCGCGCGCTGAACACCGTAGCCGAGGGCATCCGCCGGCTCAACGTTCCCTCGCTGGTTCTCTGGGGTCCTCGGGATCCGGTCTTTTCCGACCGCTACCTGCGCGACCTGCTGGAGCGGCTGCCGGAATCCTCCGTGCACCGGTTCGAGGGTGCGGGGCACCTGCTTCCCGAAGACGTCGACATCGCCTCCCCCGTCTTCGCCTGGCTGCGGACGGCCGTCGAAGAGCCTGCGGATTCCGCCCTCCGGCGCACTGAGCCGTTCCGCCCCATGCTTGCCGAGCTGGATGAGCGGGCGCGCGATACGAGCCCCGCCGTCGTCGACATGGCACCGCTGGGCGGAGGCGAAGGCACGGCCCCGCGCACCTTGTCCTGGGCGGGGCTTGCGGAACGCGTGAATGCCCTCGCTGCGGGTCTCGCCGCGGCCGGCGTGCGTCCCGGAACCCGGGTGAACCTGCTGGTTCCGCCCGGCATTGAACTGACCTCGCTGATTTACGCGTGCCTGCGCCTGAACGCCGTCATCGTGGTGGCCGACGCCGGCCTCGGCACCAAGGGACTCGGCCGCGCCATCAAGGGCGCCGGTCCGGCGTTCCTGATCGGCATCGACCGGGCGCTGATCGGTGCCCGGGCGCTGGGCTGGCCGGGAACCCGGATCAGCGTGTCCGAGCTGTCTCCGGCCCGCAAACGGCTGCTGGGTGTGCGGCATTCCGTCGAGGGTCTCATTGCCGACGGTTCCGGCTCCGAAGCGCCGTGGTATCCCGCGGACCCCGACGCCGACGCCGCCGTCCTGTTCACCTCCGGCTCGACGGGCCCGGCCAAGGGCGTGGTGTACACGCACCGGCAGCTGGCCGCGATGCGCGACGCCATCAAGGACACCTATAACCTCCGTGCCGGGACCTCGCTGGTGGCAGGCTTCGCGCCGTTCGCCCTGCTGGGGCCGGCGCTGGGGGCAACGTCAGTGACTCCGGACATGGACGTCACCTCCCCGCGCACCCTGACCGCGGCAGCCCTGGCTGATGCCGCCGTCGCCGTGGATGCCACCACCATCTTTGCTTCCCCTGCGGCGCTGACCAACGTGCTGGCCACGTCCGGCCAACTGGACGCTGCACAGCGGGCCGCACTGGCACAGGTGGAACTGCTGCTTTCCGCCGGCGCCCCGATAGCCGAGCCGCTTCTGGCCCAGGTGCAGGATCTGGTGCCGAAGGCGTCCCTGCACACCCCGTACGGCATGACCGAAGCGCTGCCGGTCACCGACATCAGCCTCGAGGGCATCCGTGCCGCGGGTGCCGGCAACGGCGTCTGCGTGGGCATCCCGGTGTCCCGGGCCGACGTGGCCATCGCCGAAGTCTTGCCGGACGGCTCGGTCGGCAACAAACCGCTGACCGTCGCGAACCGCACCGGTGAAATCCTGGTCAGCGCCCCGCACGTCAAGGACCGCTACGACCGGCTCTGGATCACGGAACGCCACAGTTCCTCCATTGACGGCTGGCACCGCACCGGCGACGTCGGCCACTTCGACGATGAGGGCCGGCTGTGGGTCGAGGGCCGCCTGGGGCACATCCTCACCACTGCGGACGGTGTCCGGACTCCGGTGGCAGCCGAGCAGGCGGCCGAGACGGTCGACGGCGTAGGCAGGGTGGCGCTGGTCGGCGTCGGACCCGCGGGTGCCCAGGTGCCCGTGGCCGTGCTCGAAACGGAACCGCCCGCCCGCCGGGCCGGAACCGCGACTCCGGCGCTGACCGCAGCTGTGCGGTCCCGCGTGGCCGAGCTGGTGGGGCTCGATCTGGCGGCGGTACTGGTGCTGCCGCAGATGCCCACCGATATCCGGCACAATTCCAAGATCGACCGCACCGCGTTGGCGGACTGGGCCTCCCGGCTGCTCGCCGGCGGTCCGGTGCCGAGCCTGGGCAAGGGACGGCGATGA